One part of the Anaeromyxobacter sp. Fw109-5 genome encodes these proteins:
- a CDS encoding endonuclease/exonuclease/phosphatase family protein: MRDGFKALALAVALVATACGDGGGEAPGGPAGPVTVELVTWNVLHGGRFDRVTSAAPADIPRAIDEVWAEMEASDPAGRMRAVAAGIAAARPDLVGLQEAALWRSEPRDGSAAVAYDLAQLVLDELRILGAPYALAVVAAASDATLPGARAAYRFTDRDVILAREGLAVSNPRSGRFDAGLQLPLPIPGGGSSRIPRAWTSVDVELDGGRFRFVSTHLETVEAVSTAQAAELVDVAGSDLPVVLVGDFNSAPGDPAYELLVSGPVGLRDAWEAGAGPGLTCCREQVDDPAAALTQRVDLILHRGFTARTIALLGAEAASFQAGHWPSDHAGVAATLELGP, from the coding sequence ATGCGCGACGGCTTCAAGGCGCTCGCGCTCGCCGTCGCGCTGGTCGCGACGGCCTGCGGCGACGGCGGCGGGGAGGCACCCGGCGGACCGGCGGGGCCGGTCACCGTCGAGCTCGTGACGTGGAACGTCCTGCACGGCGGCCGGTTCGATCGCGTCACCTCGGCGGCGCCCGCGGACATTCCCAGGGCCATCGACGAGGTGTGGGCCGAGATGGAGGCGAGCGACCCCGCCGGGCGGATGCGGGCGGTCGCCGCCGGGATCGCCGCGGCGCGGCCCGACCTGGTGGGGCTCCAGGAGGCGGCGCTCTGGCGCTCGGAGCCGCGCGACGGGAGCGCGGCCGTCGCGTACGACCTCGCGCAGCTCGTCCTCGACGAGCTGCGGATCCTCGGCGCGCCCTATGCGCTCGCGGTCGTCGCCGCCGCCTCGGACGCCACGCTCCCCGGCGCGCGCGCGGCGTACCGGTTCACCGACCGCGACGTGATCCTCGCGCGCGAGGGGCTCGCGGTCTCGAACCCGCGCTCGGGCAGGTTCGACGCCGGGCTGCAGCTGCCGCTCCCCATCCCGGGCGGCGGGTCCTCGCGGATCCCGCGGGCGTGGACCAGCGTGGACGTCGAGCTCGACGGTGGGCGCTTCCGGTTCGTGAGCACGCACCTCGAGACCGTCGAGGCGGTCTCCACGGCGCAGGCGGCGGAGCTCGTCGACGTGGCCGGGTCGGACCTGCCGGTGGTCCTCGTCGGAGACTTCAACTCCGCGCCGGGCGATCCTGCGTACGAGCTCCTGGTGAGCGGGCCCGTCGGGCTCCGGGACGCCTGGGAGGCCGGCGCCGGCCCGGGTCTCACCTGCTGCCGCGAGCAGGTCGACGATCCCGCCGCCGCGCTGACCCAGCGCGTCGATCTGATCCTGCACCGCGGCTTCACCGCCCGCACGATCGCCCTCCTCGGCGCCGAGGCGGCGAGCTTCCAGGCCGGCCATTGGCCCTCCGATCACGCCGGCGTCGCGGCGACGCTCGAGCTCGGGCCGTGA